TTTATTTTTTACCTACGAACAGTGACAAGGCGATCACATTTTGCACTCATTGTATTAGTTTGAACCTTCAGCCATTGCTCGTTAGAATTTTCCCCATTTGCCCAAGCGATCAAGGCTGCTGGAATATTTGCTCCTGCTACATGAGAAAATGGATATCCACCACCAAAACGTGGGTTCATTTCCAACACACACGCACTTTTTTGTCCCACAATTACATCACAGTCTAGATTGCCAATATGTCCGATGTTTTTACCTATTTTTTCACCTAGCTCTCTAAGAGCTTCATGCTCAACAGTTAATGCTCGATCTGTTTCTCCGGCTCGCATACCTAACTTGTGTTTAACAAAAGTAGTGATGTAATTTCCATCTAAATTATTAATAATATCTAAACCATATTCTTGTCCCAATATCTTTTCTTGAATCAGGATATACTCATCAGAATCTGTAGAGCTTACATCTGCTAAAAATGATTTACATATCGTTTTTTTTACACGACGATATGCAAATTTCAATTCTTCATCATCTTCAGGATATTCAATCCCAATCGATGCACTTCCCCATCTAGGTTTAACAACTAAAGGAAAAGATATTTCTTGATGATTTATGGCTTCTCTCACCTCTTTAATAGAAAGATAAGTTTTAGGAACAGAAATACCCAAATTAGTTAAAAATTTAAAACTAGCTAATTTGTCAAAACAAATATCAATTACTTCTGAAGACGAAATTACTGGGATAGTCCCTATCTTGAGAAAGCGATCGCGTTGTTTTGCTAACAGGGGTAATTCTAAATCATTTAGTGGTATCAACAAACGAACCTGGTGTTGTTCACAGATATAAAGTAGTTTGTCAAAGTAGTCTTCATGATTTACAGGTGGTAACAAAAAACTTTTATCTGCTTCCTGTAATGCTGGAGCTTCTAGACTAGCATCCCCAACAAGCACCAGACCTCGATTTTCTAAAGCTTCTTGAAAGAATTTTACAAGGTAATTCCGTCTTCCCACACAAGTCAACATGACATTCATAAATATCAACCCTCTGTAGCTGATGGTATTTCTGTAAAACT
This region of Nostoc sp. UHCC 0302 genomic DNA includes:
- a CDS encoding ATP-grasp domain-containing protein yields the protein MNVMLTCVGRRNYLVKFFQEALENRGLVLVGDASLEAPALQEADKSFLLPPVNHEDYFDKLLYICEQHQVRLLIPLNDLELPLLAKQRDRFLKIGTIPVISSSEVIDICFDKLASFKFLTNLGISVPKTYLSIKEVREAINHQEISFPLVVKPRWGSASIGIEYPEDDEELKFAYRRVKKTICKSFLADVSSTDSDEYILIQEKILGQEYGLDIINNLDGNYITTFVKHKLGMRAGETDRALTVEHEALRELGEKIGKNIGHIGNLDCDVIVGQKSACVLEMNPRFGGGYPFSHVAGANIPAALIAWANGENSNEQWLKVQTNTMSAKCDRLVTVRR